A region of Alteromonadaceae bacterium 2753L.S.0a.02 DNA encodes the following proteins:
- a CDS encoding putative spermidine/putrescine transport system substrate-binding protein translates to MDTSHGVHPPRITDRRRLLKATFGGVSTLAAVNFPFVWAKKPTTIRVLGTHVTLQEEIRQQAMADLGIKIEFEPKGSAAVLQKASLSPESFDLYEQWSNSINILWQSGAIQAIDKERISRWNEINALTKTGKLTPEAKIGAGDAPYKLLHVQKDGTLSEKSSNQISFLPYVHNVDSFGYDTRAVSPGEPYKTESWSWLLSEKYRGKVGIVNAPTIGIFDVALAAQALGLMSFEDIGAMTRKEIDTLFDILSVYKKRGHFNGFWTSVPESVEFMRQGRVVIESMFSPGVSALNGLNIPVIYAAPREGYRGWHGVMCLSSATEGHVKDASYDYMNWWLSGWPGAFIARQGYYISNAENSRELLSEDEWNYWYLGKETKTALKGTDGNVSVKAGEIRTGGSYERRFSNVAVWNTVMPTYDYSLQKWYEFISI, encoded by the coding sequence ATGGACACATCGCACGGCGTACACCCACCGCGAATTACTGATCGACGGCGTTTATTAAAAGCAACGTTTGGTGGGGTCTCCACGCTAGCGGCTGTTAATTTTCCATTCGTTTGGGCAAAGAAACCCACCACAATTCGGGTATTGGGAACGCACGTCACACTGCAGGAAGAGATTCGTCAGCAAGCGATGGCGGATTTAGGAATTAAAATTGAGTTTGAACCGAAAGGCAGTGCTGCGGTATTGCAAAAAGCATCTCTCTCTCCAGAGTCCTTCGATCTCTATGAGCAGTGGTCTAACTCCATCAATATTCTCTGGCAATCTGGCGCAATTCAAGCAATTGATAAAGAGCGCATTAGCCGCTGGAACGAAATCAATGCACTGACCAAAACTGGTAAGCTTACTCCCGAAGCAAAAATAGGAGCAGGCGATGCACCCTACAAATTATTACACGTACAAAAAGATGGCACCCTTTCTGAAAAAAGCAGCAATCAAATAAGTTTTCTTCCCTATGTTCACAACGTGGATTCGTTTGGTTATGACACACGAGCCGTTTCCCCTGGGGAACCTTATAAAACTGAAAGCTGGAGTTGGCTGTTGAGTGAAAAATACCGCGGTAAAGTTGGCATTGTGAACGCGCCGACCATTGGTATTTTTGATGTTGCACTGGCGGCACAAGCTTTGGGTTTAATGAGCTTTGAAGACATAGGCGCGATGACCCGCAAAGAAATCGACACGCTCTTTGACATATTGAGCGTGTATAAAAAACGCGGTCATTTCAATGGGTTTTGGACATCAGTGCCGGAGTCGGTAGAGTTCATGAGGCAAGGCAGGGTAGTCATTGAAAGTATGTTTTCACCAGGTGTTTCAGCGCTGAATGGTTTGAATATCCCGGTAATCTATGCCGCACCCCGAGAAGGATATCGCGGCTGGCATGGGGTTATGTGCCTTTCATCGGCGACTGAGGGACATGTGAAAGATGCCTCCTATGATTATATGAACTGGTGGTTGTCTGGTTGGCCCGGGGCATTTATCGCGCGTCAGGGATATTATATCTCAAATGCTGAAAATTCCCGTGAACTGCTATCGGAAGACGAATGGAATTACTGGTATTTGGGGAAAGAAACTAAAACTGCATTAAAAGGTACCGACGGTAATGTTTCGGTTAAGGCCGGGGAAATTCGTACTGGAGGCTCATATGAACGGCGCTTTAGCAATGTCGCTGTGTGGAATACGGTGATGCCCACCTATGATTACAGCCTGCAAAAATGGTATGAATTCATTAGTATTTAG
- a CDS encoding cytochrome c554/c'-like protein, giving the protein MKIKLTALFAISLWAVIWSVGVSAKGVAADVKTLKMTRDISSIGQDCISCHQQESPGQVADWKMSRHAHAGVSCIDCHAVTKDSPMATQHETLVGTDIYITALVSPAVCGRCHIDAKKQFDSSGHFRAYHQIIPKDNLHALTNVHEGRSHPELQGAPKETGCMQCHGTKIELDENKKPTKETWPNNGMGNIYPDGSTGNCTACHSRHKFDIAEARKPNACASCHLGPDHPNIEIFNNSKHGHIFNTNSDDWRWDTAPDAWEPGDYRAPTCATCHMSGIGELNVTHNVSERLYWNLWAKESKVRGSTDVLSPLLGDGPAGREKMKSVCKNCHSPSHTNGFFAQGDKAVKLYNEAYYKPATEMLNTLKEKKLLKDNPWTDTFQIKYYYLWHHEGRRARQGAMMGAADYAHWHGFFELQQDLYELEMIYKKRIETGKIEE; this is encoded by the coding sequence ATGAAAATTAAGTTAACCGCGCTTTTCGCCATATCGCTGTGGGCTGTGATCTGGTCTGTGGGTGTATCAGCGAAAGGAGTCGCGGCTGATGTGAAAACACTAAAAATGACGCGCGATATTTCTTCCATCGGGCAGGACTGTATTAGCTGTCACCAGCAGGAAAGTCCGGGGCAGGTTGCCGATTGGAAAATGAGTCGTCATGCGCACGCCGGCGTGTCCTGTATCGATTGCCATGCCGTGACTAAAGACTCGCCCATGGCAACCCAACATGAGACTTTAGTGGGCACCGATATTTATATCACTGCACTGGTTTCCCCTGCCGTGTGCGGGCGATGCCATATTGATGCGAAAAAACAATTTGACAGCAGTGGTCACTTCCGCGCTTACCATCAAATTATTCCGAAAGACAACCTGCACGCGTTAACTAATGTGCATGAAGGTCGAAGCCATCCCGAGCTTCAGGGGGCGCCTAAAGAAACTGGATGTATGCAGTGTCACGGTACCAAAATTGAACTGGACGAAAACAAAAAGCCGACCAAGGAAACCTGGCCGAACAACGGCATGGGGAATATTTATCCTGATGGCTCCACCGGTAACTGCACCGCGTGTCATAGCCGCCATAAATTTGATATCGCCGAAGCTCGCAAGCCCAACGCTTGTGCATCTTGCCACCTCGGTCCAGACCACCCCAATATCGAAATTTTCAACAACTCCAAACACGGGCATATATTTAACACCAATTCTGATGATTGGCGCTGGGACACCGCGCCCGATGCCTGGGAGCCAGGCGATTACCGCGCGCCCACCTGTGCCACCTGTCATATGAGCGGTATTGGCGAGCTCAATGTTACTCATAATGTGAGCGAGCGCCTCTACTGGAACCTGTGGGCGAAAGAGTCAAAAGTGCGTGGTTCAACTGACGTGCTGAGTCCTCTCTTGGGTGATGGCCCGGCAGGGCGTGAGAAGATGAAATCGGTGTGTAAAAATTGCCACAGCCCATCTCACACCAATGGCTTCTTCGCTCAGGGCGACAAAGCAGTTAAGCTCTACAACGAAGCCTACTACAAGCCAGCCACTGAAATGCTGAATACGCTTAAAGAAAAGAAACTTCTCAAAGATAATCCCTGGACTGATACATTCCAAATCAAGTACTACTACTTGTGGCATCACGAAGGTCGTCGTGCGCGTCAGGGAGCTATGATGGGGGCAGCCGATTATGCACACTGGCACGGTTTCTTCGAGCTGCAGCAAGATCTTTATGAGCTGGAAATGATCTACAAAAAACGCATCGAAACGGGAAAAATAGAAGAGTAG
- a CDS encoding aconitase — MLEAYRQHVAEREALGIPPKPLNAEQVSELVQLLKNPPAGEEAFLLELLSSRVPPGVDEAAYVKAGFLSAIATGSDSCSLISKSQAVELLGNMHGGYNIETMVGLLDDNELAGLVAEQLKHTLLMFDAFHDVEEKVKAGNANAQAVLQSWAEAEWFTKRDKVQESIKAAIFKVTGETNTDDLSPAQDAWSRPDIPLHALAMYKMAREGLEPEEPGVKGPMAQVDAVKSKGLPVAFVGDVVGTGSSRKSATNSVLWYFGDDMPGVPNKRGGGICIGGKVAPIFYNTMEDAGALVFEAPVDELNMGDIIEIRPYDGKILNEAGEVISEFALKSDVLLDEVQAGGRINLIIGRGLTTKARESLGLPATDLFRQPAAPADSGKGFTLAQKMVGRACGLPEGQGVRPGSYCEPRMTTVGSQDTTGPMTRDELKDLACLGFSADLTMQSFCHTAAYPKPVDIETQHTLPDFIMNRGGVSLRPGDGIIHSWLNRMLLPDTVGTGGDSHTRFPIGISFPAGSGLVAFAAATGVMPLDMPESVLVRFKGEMQPGITLRDLVHAIPYYAIQQGLLTVEKKGKKNIFSGRILEIEGLNKLTVEQAFELSDASAERSAGGCTIKLPEESVAEYLRSNIVLLRWMISQGYGDKRTLERRASKMEDWLEKPSLMEADTDAEYAAVIEIDLADVKEPIVCAPNDPDDARLLSQVAGDKVDEVFIGSCMTNIGHFRAAGKLFEQTKGSLATRFWMSPPTKMDQHTLMEEGYYNIFGAKGARMEMPGCSLCMGNQARVADGATVLSTSTRNFPNRLGAGANVYLTSAELAAVGGILGKLPTPQEYLDYASKIDSMSADIYRYMNFDQLEDFVKGAEDGKRIAAVEIEEVRV; from the coding sequence GTGCTTGAAGCCTACCGACAACACGTTGCAGAGCGTGAAGCCCTTGGAATCCCCCCCAAGCCTTTAAATGCAGAACAAGTTTCAGAGCTGGTTCAATTACTAAAAAACCCACCTGCCGGCGAAGAAGCGTTTTTATTGGAACTACTCAGTTCACGCGTACCCCCAGGTGTTGACGAAGCGGCTTATGTAAAAGCGGGTTTCCTCTCTGCCATCGCTACTGGTAGCGATAGTTGCAGCCTCATTTCCAAATCGCAGGCAGTTGAGTTGTTAGGCAACATGCACGGCGGTTATAACATAGAAACCATGGTTGGCCTGTTGGATGACAACGAGCTTGCTGGCTTGGTCGCGGAACAGCTGAAACACACGCTACTGATGTTCGACGCTTTCCACGACGTGGAAGAAAAAGTCAAAGCCGGCAACGCCAATGCACAAGCCGTCTTGCAGAGCTGGGCCGAGGCCGAATGGTTTACCAAGCGCGATAAAGTGCAGGAATCCATCAAGGCCGCTATTTTCAAGGTTACCGGAGAAACCAATACCGATGACTTGTCTCCCGCTCAGGATGCCTGGTCACGCCCTGATATCCCCCTGCACGCCCTAGCCATGTACAAAATGGCACGCGAAGGCCTGGAACCTGAAGAACCTGGCGTTAAAGGTCCGATGGCACAAGTGGATGCAGTTAAGTCAAAAGGCCTGCCTGTTGCCTTCGTCGGCGATGTTGTCGGTACTGGCTCCTCACGAAAATCTGCCACTAACTCGGTACTGTGGTATTTCGGTGATGATATGCCCGGAGTACCCAACAAGCGTGGCGGTGGTATATGCATCGGTGGCAAAGTTGCGCCGATCTTCTACAACACCATGGAAGACGCCGGTGCACTGGTATTTGAAGCGCCTGTAGATGAGCTCAACATGGGCGACATTATTGAAATCCGACCCTACGACGGAAAGATTCTCAATGAGGCCGGTGAGGTAATTTCTGAATTTGCGTTAAAGTCGGACGTACTGCTTGATGAAGTTCAGGCCGGAGGCCGTATTAACCTGATTATTGGGCGCGGTTTAACCACCAAGGCCCGCGAATCCCTGGGGCTTCCAGCCACCGATCTGTTCCGTCAACCTGCGGCGCCAGCCGACAGCGGTAAGGGCTTTACCCTGGCGCAGAAAATGGTCGGACGCGCCTGTGGTTTACCCGAAGGCCAGGGTGTTCGCCCCGGTAGCTACTGCGAACCCCGCATGACGACGGTTGGCTCACAAGACACCACTGGCCCCATGACCCGCGATGAGCTCAAGGATCTCGCATGCCTTGGCTTCTCCGCAGACCTCACCATGCAGTCGTTTTGTCACACAGCGGCGTACCCCAAGCCCGTTGACATTGAAACCCAGCATACCCTGCCCGACTTTATAATGAATCGCGGTGGTGTCTCATTGCGCCCTGGCGACGGCATCATCCACAGCTGGTTAAACCGCATGCTGTTGCCTGATACTGTGGGCACTGGCGGTGATTCGCACACCCGTTTCCCCATTGGTATTTCATTCCCCGCCGGCTCTGGCCTCGTTGCGTTTGCTGCGGCAACAGGTGTAATGCCACTGGATATGCCTGAATCGGTGCTGGTACGTTTTAAAGGCGAAATGCAACCGGGAATCACCTTGCGTGACCTGGTGCACGCCATACCCTACTACGCAATTCAGCAAGGTCTGCTTACTGTAGAGAAAAAAGGCAAAAAGAATATTTTCTCCGGTCGCATCCTGGAGATTGAAGGCCTTAACAAGCTGACTGTTGAGCAGGCCTTTGAACTCTCCGATGCCTCGGCAGAGCGTTCAGCCGGCGGTTGTACCATCAAGTTGCCAGAAGAATCTGTTGCAGAGTACCTGCGCTCCAACATCGTTTTGTTGCGTTGGATGATCAGCCAGGGTTACGGCGACAAGCGTACCCTGGAGCGTCGCGCCAGTAAAATGGAAGATTGGCTCGAGAAGCCAAGTCTTATGGAAGCCGACACCGATGCGGAATACGCTGCGGTTATCGAGATTGATCTCGCCGATGTTAAAGAACCTATTGTCTGTGCCCCTAACGACCCGGACGACGCACGTTTGTTGTCGCAAGTCGCTGGCGATAAAGTCGACGAAGTTTTTATTGGCTCCTGCATGACAAACATCGGCCACTTCCGGGCTGCAGGAAAGCTGTTCGAGCAAACCAAGGGATCATTGGCGACCCGCTTCTGGATGTCGCCACCCACAAAAATGGATCAGCACACGCTCATGGAAGAAGGTTACTACAATATTTTTGGCGCGAAAGGCGCACGTATGGAAATGCCGGGGTGTTCTCTATGTATGGGTAATCAGGCACGTGTAGCCGATGGCGCAACTGTGCTTTCTACCAGCACGCGAAACTTCCCCAATCGCCTCGGAGCCGGTGCTAACGTGTACCTGACATCTGCAGAACTTGCAGCCGTGGGCGGCATTCTTGGCAAGCTTCCGACGCCTCAGGAATATCTCGATTACGCCTCGAAAATTGATTCCATGTCTGCCGACATATACCGTTATATGAATTTCGATCAGCTCGAAGATTTCGTAAAGGGCGCTGAAGATGGAAAACGTATAGCAGCGGTGGAAATCGAGGAAGTTCGCGTCTAA
- a CDS encoding carbohydrate binding protein with CBM9 domain, with product MKLPTKLLSVTLAASLILSGRANAENDHIRSLYKVPFAKTAPILNGVADEKVWDTAPWRSIDQVLIGENLKPSDFSGRFKLVWTEQRLYLMAEIVDDVMSDVYADPLEHYWDDEALELFVDEDDSGGDHQYNHSAFAYHIALDKQVVDSGPDKKPHLYNEHTPSAWRRTPNYTVWEVEIAVYDDSFKDGDSTAKPVSLIAGKTMGFMVAYCDNDGGPTREHFIGSEPIIPVNGDKNRGWIDASVFGQIILVK from the coding sequence ATGAAACTTCCTACTAAATTATTGTCGGTTACGCTAGCAGCTAGTTTAATTTTAAGTGGCAGAGCCAACGCGGAAAATGACCACATTCGTAGTTTGTATAAGGTTCCTTTTGCCAAAACTGCGCCGATTTTGAATGGCGTCGCCGATGAAAAAGTTTGGGACACAGCGCCATGGAGGTCAATCGATCAAGTATTAATTGGTGAAAATCTCAAGCCCAGCGATTTTTCAGGGCGCTTCAAACTGGTGTGGACTGAACAACGTCTCTATTTAATGGCCGAAATTGTCGATGATGTTATGTCTGACGTGTACGCCGATCCGCTAGAACATTACTGGGACGATGAAGCACTCGAACTCTTCGTGGATGAAGACGACTCCGGTGGCGATCACCAATACAATCACAGCGCCTTTGCGTATCACATCGCGTTGGACAAACAGGTCGTCGACAGTGGGCCTGATAAAAAGCCACACCTCTACAACGAACACACACCGTCTGCTTGGCGGCGCACCCCCAATTACACTGTGTGGGAAGTCGAAATCGCAGTCTATGATGATTCTTTTAAAGATGGCGACAGTACTGCCAAGCCGGTTTCATTGATCGCCGGCAAAACCATGGGTTTTATGGTGGCTTATTGCGATAACGACGGAGGCCCCACAAGAGAACACTTTATTGGCAGCGAACCCATTATTCCGGTGAATGGAGATAAAAACCGCGGCTGGATAGACGCCAGTGTGTTTGGGCAAATCATTTTGGTTAAATAA
- a CDS encoding peptidyl-prolyl cis-trans isomerase B (cyclophilin B) — MITLHTTFGDITLELDFEKAPKTAANFKQYAEDGHYNGTIFHRVIDGFMIQGGGFGEDMSQKSTRAAIENEADNGLKNDSGTIAMARTMDPHSASAQFFINVKDNDFLNFRSKDTQGWGYCVFGKVTEGMEVVNKIKGVKTGNRGGHSDVPVEAILIESVTVS, encoded by the coding sequence ATGATTACATTACACACGACTTTTGGTGACATCACCCTAGAACTGGACTTTGAAAAGGCGCCAAAAACGGCTGCCAATTTCAAGCAGTATGCCGAAGACGGCCATTACAACGGTACAATTTTCCATCGTGTGATCGATGGTTTTATGATTCAGGGCGGTGGATTCGGTGAAGACATGAGCCAGAAATCTACGCGAGCCGCCATTGAAAATGAAGCCGACAATGGCTTAAAAAATGATAGCGGCACGATTGCTATGGCACGCACCATGGACCCGCACAGCGCGTCTGCACAATTTTTCATCAACGTCAAAGACAATGACTTCTTAAACTTTCGCAGCAAAGACACCCAGGGTTGGGGTTACTGCGTGTTCGGTAAGGTTACCGAGGGCATGGAGGTTGTCAATAAAATAAAGGGCGTAAAAACGGGCAATCGCGGCGGTCATTCCGATGTACCCGTTGAAGCCATTCTCATTGAGTCTGTGACTGTATCCTGA
- a CDS encoding cytochrome c-type protein NapC, with protein MLSRATILKITAVCLFAGVFTTLSWALVDTTIHATGDHEFCTSCHSHAPIGSSYRESIHGGNNPTGWRATCSQCHIPQDNSLHYLWVKGVHGVVDPTMEILKDTHDIDWHANRERREHYVYDSGCLSCHKYLATATQANRKSFRPHRKYFNDEKSGLTCVGCHEHVGHSNLGTHLQAMGWEKNNEN; from the coding sequence ATGCTATCACGCGCTACCATTCTTAAGATTACAGCCGTCTGTCTGTTCGCTGGTGTATTTACCACGCTAAGTTGGGCGCTCGTCGACACCACTATTCATGCGACCGGCGATCACGAGTTCTGTACCAGTTGCCATTCACACGCTCCCATCGGGAGTTCTTATCGTGAATCTATCCACGGTGGCAATAATCCTACCGGGTGGCGAGCCACGTGTAGCCAATGCCATATTCCACAGGACAATTCCCTTCACTATCTCTGGGTGAAAGGTGTTCATGGTGTTGTTGACCCTACCATGGAAATTCTAAAAGACACCCACGATATAGATTGGCACGCTAACAGAGAAAGGCGTGAGCACTATGTTTACGATTCCGGTTGTTTAAGCTGTCACAAATATTTAGCAACCGCGACGCAGGCCAACCGAAAATCATTCCGGCCGCATCGAAAATATTTTAACGATGAGAAAAGCGGGCTTACCTGTGTTGGCTGTCATGAGCACGTAGGTCATTCAAATCTGGGAACGCATTTGCAAGCAATGGGCTGGGAGAAAAACAATGAAAATTAA
- a CDS encoding UDP-2,3-diacylglucosamine hydrolase: protein MPCYFISDLHLQPSREDLASAFFHFVETRTEKATALYILGDFFDAWIGDDEDHPFYRNIMEKLRGYNGSGLDIYFQHGNRDFLVGQEFAQSTGVTLLDEETVVTLAGQPVLLMHGDSLCIDDQAYMQFRKQVRDPQWQQQILALPLEQRRAMAAQLREQSQSMNAMKAEDIMDVNAGELAKVLEKHTVKTLIHGHTHRPNVHHELGARRIVLGDWGDKAWFAVADDGDISLQSFTI, encoded by the coding sequence ATGCCGTGTTATTTCATTTCTGACCTACACCTGCAACCCAGCCGCGAAGATCTGGCCAGTGCGTTTTTCCATTTTGTCGAAACACGCACTGAAAAAGCCACTGCGTTGTACATTCTGGGCGATTTTTTTGATGCCTGGATTGGCGACGATGAAGATCATCCGTTCTATCGCAACATTATGGAGAAGCTGCGCGGCTACAATGGTTCAGGTTTAGACATCTACTTTCAACACGGCAATCGTGATTTCCTCGTGGGGCAGGAATTTGCGCAATCTACAGGCGTTACCTTACTCGATGAAGAAACTGTGGTGACCCTGGCCGGACAACCTGTGTTATTGATGCATGGCGATAGTTTGTGCATCGACGATCAAGCCTACATGCAGTTTCGCAAGCAGGTACGCGACCCGCAATGGCAGCAACAAATTCTTGCTTTGCCACTTGAGCAGCGCCGTGCGATGGCAGCACAACTTCGCGAACAAAGCCAGTCGATGAATGCCATGAAAGCCGAAGATATCATGGATGTAAACGCGGGCGAGTTAGCGAAGGTTCTCGAAAAGCACACGGTAAAAACATTAATCCACGGCCACACACACAGACCCAATGTGCATCACGAGCTCGGAGCAAGGCGTATTGTTTTAGGAGATTGGGGAGATAAAGCTTGGTTTGCCGTGGCAGATGATGGCGACATTAGCTTGCAGAGTTTCACCATCTAA
- a CDS encoding signal transduction histidine kinase translates to MVKFTYNSIKFQILIAFSLLTLPVVALAYFFSLSQQIFDKSLDEFIELQDMSYTTGEVERNVIDLQRNVLIFKETSSSSAADKVTHYFQAIAKNLDRLATSDNIKDQAKIISLMREHLEQYHDNFDTVMKLRIQRTELLSLHNEFEENLLSSLLNSSTENVEDIRKSLMTAHAASLTYLSLYDQEYIDSFKRQMASAKQTIAELPEQNATTDEYSSLAIDYEKSFFKIVATTRHYVYLINVVMAGSANEIIHYGQELHSHFVTKANASRHEVSQNMDYQRIWITVVSLLGVTVAGIAAVMFYLRITQPIENITNVFEKLAAGEEVNDISEAHRADEIGKLASAANVFRDRNAQTSRLLAESEVMVKEQKALNLELRAQKKRAEKALSIKSEFLANMSHELRTPLNSIIGFTVRLLKRPDVDPQKQRKSLNAIERNGRHLLAMINDILDLSKIEANKLELNITSLDLNHVCQECVAMLGSDAEEKGLKVIFTVAKVPSVQTDYTRLKQILVNLFSNAIKYTNEGSIRFELEQDFTDKFVSIRISDTGIGISSEDQKRLFHRFEQFDDSTRFQIGKGTGLGLAIVANVGKLLGVHTSVVSDLGQGSTFTVKVPIHFS, encoded by the coding sequence ATGGTTAAGTTTACCTACAATTCCATTAAATTTCAGATTCTGATCGCCTTTTCATTGTTAACACTGCCGGTGGTTGCGCTCGCGTATTTTTTTTCGTTGTCGCAACAGATTTTTGATAAATCATTGGATGAATTTATTGAGCTTCAGGACATGTCATACACCACTGGTGAGGTAGAGCGAAACGTTATAGATTTACAGCGTAACGTGCTCATTTTCAAAGAAACCAGCAGCAGTAGCGCTGCCGATAAAGTCACCCATTATTTTCAGGCAATCGCAAAAAATCTGGATCGGTTGGCCACTTCAGATAATATTAAAGACCAGGCCAAAATCATCTCTTTAATGCGTGAACATCTTGAGCAGTACCACGATAATTTCGATACTGTGATGAAACTGCGTATCCAGCGTACAGAGTTGCTAAGTCTGCACAACGAATTTGAAGAAAACTTATTGAGTAGCTTGCTCAATAGCTCCACTGAAAATGTCGAAGATATTCGTAAATCATTGATGACTGCACACGCTGCTTCGCTGACGTATCTATCATTATACGATCAAGAATATATCGATTCTTTTAAAAGGCAGATGGCCAGCGCCAAACAAACGATTGCTGAGCTGCCTGAGCAAAATGCTACCACAGATGAATACTCTTCACTGGCAATTGATTATGAGAAAAGTTTTTTCAAAATTGTGGCAACCACTCGACATTATGTTTACCTCATCAATGTGGTGATGGCCGGTTCTGCGAATGAAATCATTCATTATGGGCAAGAATTACACAGCCACTTCGTAACAAAAGCCAATGCCTCGCGCCACGAAGTAAGCCAAAACATGGATTATCAGCGAATATGGATAACGGTGGTTTCGCTGCTCGGTGTCACTGTTGCTGGAATTGCCGCCGTGATGTTTTATTTGCGAATCACTCAGCCTATCGAAAACATCACCAATGTGTTCGAAAAACTTGCTGCCGGTGAGGAAGTGAATGATATTTCCGAAGCCCATCGCGCCGATGAAATCGGTAAGCTGGCATCTGCGGCCAACGTGTTTCGAGATCGCAACGCCCAAACAAGTCGTTTACTGGCTGAGTCGGAAGTGATGGTAAAAGAACAGAAAGCTCTGAATTTAGAACTGCGAGCGCAAAAAAAACGTGCAGAAAAAGCGCTCTCAATTAAATCCGAATTTCTTGCAAACATGTCGCATGAATTACGCACGCCACTGAATTCTATTATCGGTTTTACAGTGCGTTTGTTAAAGCGACCAGACGTTGACCCTCAAAAGCAGAGAAAATCACTAAATGCGATTGAGCGAAACGGTCGGCATTTACTGGCGATGATCAACGATATTCTAGACCTGAGTAAGATCGAAGCCAACAAACTGGAGCTTAACATTACCTCACTGGATTTAAATCATGTGTGTCAGGAATGCGTTGCTATGTTGGGTTCCGACGCCGAAGAGAAGGGCTTGAAGGTTATATTCACCGTCGCTAAAGTACCAAGCGTGCAAACCGATTACACGCGTCTGAAACAAATATTGGTTAATCTCTTTTCCAACGCAATTAAATACACCAATGAAGGTAGTATTCGCTTTGAACTGGAGCAGGATTTCACTGATAAATTCGTAAGTATCCGAATTAGCGATACAGGTATTGGCATTTCGTCAGAAGACCAAAAACGGCTGTTTCACCGCTTTGAACAGTTCGACGATAGCACCCGCTTTCAAATTGGCAAGGGCACTGGGTTGGGCTTGGCAATTGTTGCTAACGTTGGCAAACTTCTGGGTGTGCACACAAGCGTTGTAAGTGATTTGGGGCAGGGCAGTACTTTTACTGTGAAGGTGCCTATACATTTCAGCTAG
- a CDS encoding tRNA-(ms[2]io[6]A)-hydroxylase, with protein sequence MSLQAINDFLLCETPDAWLKQALQNPQMLLLDHANCEKKAASTALNLMYRYVDDFELLNKMSRLAREELRHFEQVIAIMEAREIPYTQETAARYAAELRKPIRTHEPGRLIDTLIVGAIIEARSCERFAKLAPFLDEELKKFYLSLLKSESRHFEDYLELAKKAAGGSDISERVALFLERDQQLIEGADAEFRFHSGVPVY encoded by the coding sequence ATGTCCCTGCAAGCCATAAACGATTTTCTATTGTGCGAAACGCCCGATGCCTGGTTAAAACAGGCATTGCAGAATCCACAAATGTTGCTGCTCGACCACGCTAACTGTGAAAAAAAGGCCGCTAGCACGGCCTTAAATCTGATGTATCGCTATGTCGATGACTTTGAGTTGCTCAACAAAATGTCGCGCTTGGCGCGCGAGGAGTTGCGCCATTTCGAACAGGTCATTGCAATCATGGAAGCACGTGAGATTCCCTATACGCAGGAAACTGCAGCGCGTTACGCGGCTGAATTACGTAAACCCATTCGCACGCACGAACCGGGCAGGCTCATCGATACTTTGATTGTCGGCGCAATTATTGAGGCACGTTCTTGTGAACGTTTCGCCAAACTGGCTCCATTTCTCGATGAAGAATTAAAAAAGTTTTATCTTTCATTGCTCAAATCTGAATCTCGACATTTTGAAGACTATCTTGAGCTCGCTAAAAAAGCGGCAGGTGGTTCAGATATCAGTGAACGAGTAGCTTTGTTTCTAGAGCGCGATCAACAGCTGATAGAGGGGGCTGACGCTGAGTTTCGCTTCCACTCCGGTGTGCCTGTTTACTGA